From the Sphingomonas suaedae genome, one window contains:
- a CDS encoding tryptophan halogenase family protein has translation MSERLRSIVVAGGGTAGWMTAAALARFCGKGWRITLVESEEIGTVGVGEATIPMIRNFNQALGIDEAEFLRATQGTYKLGIEFAGWGGFDDCYMHAFGLVGRGLGLLPFHHYWLRARAAGRAAPLGQYVLNHVAAYGNRFAHVQRAADSVMPPMPYAFHFDAGLYAAYLRSYAQARGAGRVEGRIVDVERDGESGDVAALTLAGGERIAGDLFVDCSGFRGLLIEGALATGYEDWSHWLPCDRAVAVPCAGTSPWTPYTRATALKTGWQWRIPLQHRTGNGHVFSSAHISEDEATATLLANLDGAALAEPRMLRFTTGKRKRVWNRNVVAIGLSAGFIEPLESTSIHLIQTGINRLLDFLPNGPVADADRDAFNRMADFEIDRIRDFVILHYAANGRSGEPFWDMLRNMPLPELLANRIAMFRANGRIVREHDELFDVAGWVQVMVGQNILPQRWHPLADQLDDAQLDQFLTTVATAFSRDAERMPDHQSYLARFAATPQPQEVTRV, from the coding sequence ATGTCTGAACGATTGCGCAGCATCGTCGTCGCGGGCGGCGGGACCGCCGGCTGGATGACCGCAGCGGCGCTGGCGCGCTTCTGTGGAAAAGGTTGGCGGATCACCTTGGTCGAATCCGAGGAGATCGGGACCGTCGGGGTGGGCGAAGCCACCATCCCGATGATCCGCAATTTCAACCAGGCGCTCGGCATCGACGAGGCCGAGTTCCTGCGCGCGACGCAGGGGACCTACAAGCTTGGCATCGAATTCGCCGGATGGGGCGGTTTCGACGATTGCTATATGCACGCCTTCGGACTGGTCGGGCGCGGGCTGGGACTGTTGCCGTTCCACCATTATTGGTTGCGCGCACGCGCCGCGGGCCGCGCCGCGCCGCTTGGGCAGTATGTGCTCAACCATGTCGCAGCCTATGGCAACCGCTTCGCGCATGTTCAGCGCGCGGCGGACAGCGTGATGCCGCCGATGCCCTATGCCTTTCATTTCGATGCGGGCCTCTATGCCGCTTATCTGCGAAGCTATGCGCAGGCGCGTGGCGCGGGGCGGGTCGAGGGCCGCATCGTCGATGTCGAGCGGGATGGCGAGAGTGGCGACGTTGCCGCGCTGACGCTGGCGGGGGGCGAGCGGATCGCGGGCGATCTGTTCGTCGATTGCTCGGGCTTTCGCGGGCTGCTGATCGAGGGCGCGCTGGCGACGGGGTACGAGGACTGGAGCCACTGGCTGCCGTGCGACCGGGCGGTCGCGGTGCCCTGTGCCGGGACCAGTCCCTGGACGCCCTACACCCGCGCCACCGCGCTCAAGACCGGATGGCAATGGCGCATTCCGCTCCAGCACCGCACCGGTAACGGCCATGTCTTTTCCTCCGCGCATATCAGCGAGGATGAGGCGACCGCGACCCTGCTCGCCAATCTCGATGGCGCGGCGCTTGCCGAACCGCGGATGCTGCGCTTCACCACAGGCAAGCGGAAGCGGGTTTGGAACCGTAATGTCGTCGCGATCGGCCTGTCGGCCGGGTTCATCGAACCGCTGGAGTCGACCAGCATTCACCTCATCCAGACCGGCATCAACCGGCTGCTCGATTTCCTCCCCAACGGACCGGTGGCGGATGCCGATCGCGACGCGTTCAACCGGATGGCGGATTTCGAGATCGATCGCATTCGCGACTTCGTGATTCTTCACTATGCCGCGAACGGGCGCAGCGGAGAGCCCTTCTGGGATATGCTGCGCAACATGCCGCTGCCCGAGCTGCTGGCAAACCGCATCGCGATGTTCCGCGCCAATGGCCGGATCGTGCGCGAGCATGACGAGCTGTTCGATGTTGCGGGTTGGGTACAGGTGATGGTGGGTCAGAATATCCTGCCGCAACGCTGGCACCCGCTCGCCGATCAGCTCGACGACGCGCAGCTCGACCAGTTTCTCACCACCGTGGCCACCGCCTTTTCCCGCGATGCGGAGCGGATGCCCGACCATCAATCCTATCTCGCGCGCTTTGCCGCGACCCCTCAACCCCAGGAAGTGACCCGCGTATGA
- a CDS encoding TonB-dependent receptor, with translation MRQLAGGRAAARLSIGTSGGAIAAALIVAGLSAPAYAQDAAPAEPAGEEIVVTGFRAALESAVSTKKDSEQIVESVSAEDIGKLPDASIAESIARLPGLTSQRISGRSSFISIRGFGPDFSSTLLNGRPQTSTNDNRGIEFDQYPSEVVSAVNVYKTPNASLTSQGLVGTVDIRTIRPLEYGKEVFAVGARGIYTDMGKLNSGSKEWGYRLNATYVGRFMDDRLGVALAAAYVDEPYQIEEFEAWGYATDPSGDNVVGGVKPFVTTSQLKRLGISGTIQADFGSNWMLTLDGFYSNFDDTQIKRGIELPLAWSGAVLSPTGREVQDGVITAGTFSNVEGVVNNHNYLRQADLYSGGINLNHKGDDGWNVNFDFGWSRTDRRELILESNAGTGPGGGVGATDTLSFRTTPQGTYFTSHVLDYSDPNLIVLTDPLGWGGGAPGGRQHGYYNDRIVDDELFSYLAEIEKEFDGGFIKSVKLGANYVDREKSLVPDEYYLQLAGGALQAQVPAEYRLEPTNLDYLGLGPMLSYNPLDLLNGGVYTRVANTGQDVLFKSFSVEEEVLSAYAMANISAEFGGARLTGNFGVLAQSTNQNSTGYIMTPTGPQLRTLGDDYWDVLPSLSLSLRFDSDFVIRFGAAREIQRPRLDDMRVNISYGPNLAEGIVTGSGGNPSLRPYRATAFDLTFEKYFGRSGYVALQLFHKTLDNYIYTAERPFDYSSYPVIQPTPPVDTMGRISQPFNGEGGKIYGAEFAGTVPFETFTSALSGFGVTGGVSYTKSEISPEPGQPPENIPGYSDWVANGTAYFEKWGFNVRGSVRYRSTFLGEFSGLGAVRQRRRALDETIIDAQIGYDFQPGSALEGLSLFLQGSNLTDEPFVAINPGRPLEVMNHQRFGRRFQAGFTFKF, from the coding sequence ATGCGTCAGCTAGCTGGCGGCCGCGCGGCCGCTCGACTTTCCATCGGTACCAGCGGGGGCGCCATCGCCGCCGCGCTGATCGTCGCGGGGCTTTCCGCACCCGCTTATGCGCAGGATGCGGCACCGGCCGAGCCTGCGGGCGAGGAAATCGTCGTCACCGGTTTCCGCGCGGCGCTCGAAAGCGCGGTCTCTACCAAGAAGGATTCGGAGCAGATCGTCGAGTCGGTCTCCGCCGAGGATATCGGCAAGCTGCCCGACGCATCGATCGCCGAATCGATCGCGCGCCTGCCTGGCCTGACGTCGCAGCGCATTTCGGGCCGCAGCTCGTTCATCTCGATTCGTGGCTTCGGCCCCGATTTCTCGTCGACCCTGCTCAACGGGCGCCCGCAGACCTCGACCAACGACAATCGCGGGATCGAGTTCGATCAATATCCTTCCGAAGTCGTCAGCGCGGTCAACGTCTACAAGACGCCGAACGCCTCGCTGACCAGCCAGGGTCTGGTCGGCACGGTCGATATCCGCACGATCCGGCCGCTGGAATATGGCAAGGAAGTCTTCGCGGTCGGCGCGCGCGGCATCTATACCGATATGGGCAAGCTCAACAGCGGGTCAAAGGAATGGGGCTATCGCCTCAACGCGACCTATGTCGGGCGGTTCATGGACGACCGGCTGGGTGTCGCGCTCGCCGCTGCCTATGTCGACGAGCCCTATCAGATCGAGGAGTTCGAGGCCTGGGGCTATGCGACCGACCCCAGCGGCGACAATGTCGTCGGCGGCGTGAAGCCGTTCGTCACGACCTCACAGCTCAAGCGGCTGGGTATTTCGGGGACGATCCAGGCCGATTTCGGCAGCAACTGGATGCTGACGCTCGACGGTTTCTACTCGAATTTCGACGATACCCAGATCAAGCGGGGCATCGAACTGCCGCTGGCTTGGAGCGGCGCGGTGCTGTCGCCGACCGGCCGGGAAGTGCAGGACGGGGTGATCACCGCCGGCACCTTCTCGAACGTCGAAGGCGTCGTGAACAACCACAACTACCTGCGCCAGGCCGATCTCTATTCGGGTGGTATCAACCTCAACCACAAGGGCGATGACGGCTGGAACGTCAATTTCGACTTTGGCTGGTCGCGCACCGACCGGCGCGAACTGATCCTCGAATCGAACGCGGGCACCGGCCCCGGCGGCGGCGTCGGCGCGACCGATACGCTGAGCTTCCGTACCACGCCGCAGGGCACCTATTTCACCTCGCACGTGCTCGATTACAGCGACCCGAACCTGATCGTGCTGACCGATCCGCTCGGCTGGGGCGGCGGTGCGCCGGGCGGACGCCAGCATGGCTATTATAACGACCGCATCGTCGACGATGAGCTGTTCAGCTACCTCGCGGAGATCGAGAAGGAGTTCGACGGCGGCTTCATCAAGAGCGTGAAGCTGGGCGCCAACTATGTGGATCGCGAGAAGTCGCTGGTTCCCGACGAATATTATCTCCAGCTCGCGGGCGGCGCGCTTCAGGCGCAGGTCCCCGCCGAATATCGGCTTGAGCCGACCAATCTCGACTATCTCGGCCTCGGCCCGATGCTGAGCTACAACCCGCTCGATCTGCTCAATGGCGGCGTTTACACCCGCGTGGCCAACACGGGCCAGGACGTGCTGTTCAAGAGCTTCAGCGTCGAGGAAGAGGTACTGAGCGCCTACGCCATGGCCAACATCTCCGCCGAGTTCGGCGGGGCGCGGCTGACCGGCAATTTCGGCGTGCTGGCGCAGAGCACCAACCAGAATTCGACCGGCTATATCATGACCCCGACGGGACCGCAGCTGCGCACGCTGGGCGACGATTATTGGGACGTGCTTCCCAGCCTCAGCCTGTCGCTGCGCTTCGACAGCGATTTCGTGATCCGCTTCGGTGCGGCGCGCGAGATCCAGCGGCCCCGGCTCGACGACATGCGCGTCAACATCTCCTATGGTCCGAACCTGGCCGAGGGGATCGTGACCGGCAGCGGCGGCAACCCGTCGTTGCGCCCCTATCGGGCGACCGCGTTCGACCTGACGTTCGAGAAATATTTCGGACGCAGCGGCTATGTCGCGCTGCAGCTGTTCCACAAGACGCTCGACAACTACATTTACACCGCCGAACGGCCGTTCGACTATTCGAGCTATCCGGTCATCCAGCCGACCCCGCCGGTCGATACGATGGGGCGCATCTCGCAGCCGTTCAACGGCGAGGGCGGCAAGATCTACGGTGCGGAATTCGCCGGGACCGTGCCGTTCGAGACCTTCACCTCGGCACTGTCCGGCTTCGGCGTCACCGGCGGCGTTTCGTACACCAAGTCCGAGATCAGCCCCGAGCCGGGCCAGCCGCCGGAGAACATCCCGGGCTATTCGGACTGGGTCGCCAACGGCACCGCCTATTTCGAGAAATGGGGCTTCAACGTTCGCGGCAGTGTGCGGTATCGCTCGACCTTCCTGGGTGAATTCTCTGGCCTCGGCGCGGTGCGTCAGCGCCGCCGTGCGCTGGACGAGACGATCATCGACGCGCAGATCGGCTATGACTTCCAGCCGGGCAGCGCGCTCGAGGGCCTGTCGCTGTTCCTCCAGGGCTCGAACCTGACCGACGAGCCGTTCGTCGCGATCAATCCGGGTCGTCCGCTTGAGGTGATGAACCATCAGCGCTTCGGTCGCCGGTTCCAGGCGGGCTTCACCTTCAAATTCTGA
- a CDS encoding LacI family DNA-binding transcriptional regulator produces MHRKPTSFDIAHLAGVSQPTVSRALRGGRGVNEATRMRIEAIAQRLNYRVDKAASNLRSRHAETLAVLIFQDETADDSAINPFFLSMLGSIMRACADHGQDMLVSFQQLGSDWHQDFEDSRRADGLILLGYGDYELYRAKLTELIAQGTHFVRWGSVEGGGAGLTVGCDNHGGGRAATRHLVDLGRRDIAFLGTASSHYPEFHDRYRGYAAALREAGIAPHPRLQVDALTSEEAGAGAAEELIARGAPFDAILAASDLIAIGAMRALAAYGRRVPEDVAIVGFDDIAAASFTNPPLTTVMQDTRAAGRMLVETLLGCIRDDRVHDVLLPAKLVVRRSCGAPA; encoded by the coding sequence ATGCATCGCAAGCCTACATCCTTCGATATCGCGCACCTTGCCGGGGTGTCGCAGCCCACGGTGTCGCGCGCGCTGCGCGGTGGCCGCGGCGTCAACGAGGCGACGCGGATGCGGATCGAGGCGATCGCCCAACGGCTGAACTATCGCGTCGACAAGGCCGCATCGAACCTGCGCAGCCGCCACGCCGAAACGCTCGCCGTGCTGATCTTTCAGGACGAGACCGCCGACGACAGCGCGATCAACCCCTTCTTTCTCTCGATGCTCGGATCGATCATGCGCGCCTGCGCCGATCACGGGCAGGACATGCTCGTCTCGTTCCAGCAGCTGGGCAGCGACTGGCATCAGGATTTCGAGGATTCGCGCCGCGCCGACGGGCTGATCCTGCTCGGCTATGGCGATTATGAGCTCTATCGCGCCAAGCTGACCGAACTGATCGCACAGGGGACGCATTTCGTGCGCTGGGGGTCGGTCGAGGGCGGGGGTGCGGGCCTGACCGTCGGGTGCGACAATCATGGCGGCGGGCGGGCGGCAACCCGCCATCTGGTCGATCTGGGGCGTCGCGACATCGCCTTTCTGGGCACCGCCTCCAGCCATTATCCCGAATTCCACGACCGCTATCGCGGCTATGCGGCGGCGCTGCGTGAGGCGGGAATCGCCCCCCACCCGAGGCTCCAGGTCGATGCGCTCACGTCGGAAGAGGCTGGCGCGGGCGCGGCGGAGGAACTGATCGCGCGCGGCGCGCCGTTCGACGCCATCCTCGCCGCCAGCGATCTGATCGCGATCGGCGCGATGCGGGCATTGGCCGCGTATGGGCGGCGCGTTCCGGAGGATGTCGCAATCGTCGGATTCGACGACATCGCCGCGGCGAGCTTCACCAACCCGCCGCTCACCACCGTCATGCAGGACACCCGCGCCGCCGGGCGGATGCTGGTCGAAACCCTGCTCGGCTGCATCCGCGACGATCGCGTCCATGACGTCCTGCTTCCCGCCAAACTGGTCGTTCGCCGCTCCTGCGGCGCCCCGGCCTGA
- a CDS encoding MFS transporter — protein sequence MERPRQGFWGLWNISFGFFGIQIGFALQNANMSRIFQSLGTSIDDLPALWIAAPLTGLLVQPVIGHLSDRTWFGRFGRRRPYFLAGAILAALSLFAMPLAPALLFAAVMLWVLDASLNISMEPFRAFVGDMLRKDQHSAGYAVQTAFIGAGAVVGSIFPWALEQLGVSNAAPGGGIPDTVRYAFWFGGAALFFAVLWTILTTREYSPEQMAAFDGARAEAADAGARALAERGNISGFAWLAAGGAVIVAVGQLGLEKEVYLLGGLLAAYGIASLIAIRLARSGRGANMLASIVGDFAGMPPIMKRLALVQFFSWSALFIMWINTTPVVAGAFYGAPDAADSRYQEGANWVGVLFTVYNGVAAIAALTLLPLLAARFGKARTHIFGLLCGAAGFASFFVIRDPHWLIVSEIGIGIAWASILAMPYAILASNLPQAKLGIFMGLFNVFVVVPQLLVATVMGSIMQAFFPGEPIWTMAFAAGTLGLAALAMTRVKEG from the coding sequence ATGGAAAGACCGCGCCAGGGCTTTTGGGGCCTGTGGAATATCTCGTTCGGATTCTTCGGCATCCAGATCGGCTTCGCGCTTCAGAATGCGAATATGAGCCGGATCTTCCAGTCGCTGGGGACTAGCATCGATGATCTCCCCGCTCTGTGGATCGCGGCGCCGCTGACCGGGCTGCTGGTCCAGCCAGTGATCGGGCATCTGAGCGATCGGACCTGGTTCGGGCGCTTCGGGCGGCGGCGTCCCTATTTCCTTGCGGGGGCAATCCTTGCCGCGCTGTCGCTGTTCGCGATGCCGCTGGCGCCGGCGCTGTTGTTCGCGGCGGTGATGCTGTGGGTGCTCGACGCGTCGCTCAATATCTCGATGGAGCCGTTCCGCGCGTTCGTCGGCGACATGCTTCGCAAGGATCAGCATAGCGCCGGCTATGCCGTGCAGACGGCATTTATCGGCGCGGGCGCGGTCGTGGGATCGATCTTTCCCTGGGCGCTGGAGCAGCTGGGCGTTTCCAACGCCGCGCCGGGTGGCGGCATCCCGGACACGGTCCGTTACGCCTTCTGGTTCGGCGGGGCTGCGCTGTTCTTCGCCGTTCTCTGGACGATCCTGACCACGCGCGAATACAGCCCCGAACAGATGGCGGCGTTTGACGGCGCCCGGGCCGAAGCGGCGGATGCAGGCGCACGGGCGCTGGCGGAACGCGGCAACATTTCCGGTTTTGCCTGGCTGGCCGCAGGCGGGGCGGTGATCGTCGCAGTCGGACAGCTCGGGCTGGAAAAGGAAGTCTATCTGCTCGGCGGGCTGCTCGCCGCCTATGGCATTGCCAGCCTGATCGCGATCCGGCTCGCGCGCAGCGGGCGCGGTGCGAACATGCTCGCCAGCATCGTCGGCGATTTTGCGGGTATGCCGCCGATCATGAAGCGGCTCGCGCTCGTGCAATTCTTCAGTTGGTCGGCGCTGTTCATCATGTGGATCAACACGACTCCGGTCGTCGCGGGCGCATTCTATGGCGCGCCCGACGCCGCCGATTCGCGCTATCAGGAGGGCGCGAACTGGGTCGGGGTGCTGTTCACCGTCTATAACGGGGTCGCGGCAATCGCTGCGCTGACCCTGCTCCCGTTGCTCGCCGCGCGATTCGGCAAGGCGCGAACGCATATCTTCGGTCTGCTCTGCGGCGCGGCGGGGTTCGCCAGCTTCTTCGTCATCCGCGACCCCCACTGGCTGATCGTCAGCGAGATCGGCATCGGCATCGCCTGGGCATCGATCTTGGCGATGCCCTATGCGATCCTCGCGTCGAACCTGCCCCAGGCGAAGCTCGGCATTTTCATGGGGTTGTTCAATGTCTTCGTCGTCGTGCCGCAATTGCTGGTGGCGACGGTGATGGGATCGATCATGCAGGCATTTTTCCCCGGCGAACCGATCTGGACGATGGCGTTTGCAGCGGGGACGCTGGGCCTCGCCGCGCTGGCGATGACGCGGGTGAAAGAGGGGTGA
- a CDS encoding lipopolysaccharide biosynthesis protein has protein sequence MTESAAESPNQGRESLRNQVRSAVIWRSGTQILGQIIAWASTFLVIRLLDPSDYGLFAMTQVILVLLNLLNGYGLASGLIQKPEVDDRAIRQLFGMLLLLNLTLGALQFLLAPLAAAYYRQPMVADLLRVQALLYIATPFIAFPYALLARAMDFRKQAQVNLVSAVAGAVAAVAGAYAGLGVWTLVLAPLVLFGIRAIGMTWAAGSLMWPSFDFRGAGDMARFGGLIATGQMFWFLQSQSDVFIAGRSFDPHWLGIYTTSLFLTQILVSKFIPALNEVAFSAYARMQDDAAGTAIAFARSVRLIMVVAMPFYLGLAATAEPLVHVALGEKWIAAGPIVHILALAMPFMTLQVLFAPATDARGRPGLGAQNAAIGALLLPAAFLIGVQWGVNGLAWAWVAIWPVFLLFTAARSLPVIGLSWRDWIGAVMPPVVAAIAMALVVALVDRALPALAPFPHLLSLTAAGAAVYGAWLWFFARATVEDAIAMIRR, from the coding sequence ATGACCGAATCAGCCGCCGAATCGCCGAATCAGGGCCGGGAATCGCTCCGAAATCAGGTCCGCAGCGCGGTGATCTGGCGTTCGGGCACCCAGATTCTGGGGCAGATCATCGCCTGGGCATCCACCTTTCTCGTGATTCGCCTGCTCGACCCCAGCGATTACGGCCTGTTCGCAATGACTCAGGTGATTCTCGTGCTGCTCAACCTGCTCAATGGCTATGGTCTGGCGAGCGGGCTGATCCAGAAGCCCGAGGTCGACGATCGGGCGATCCGTCAACTCTTCGGGATGTTGCTGCTGCTCAACCTCACGCTCGGCGCGCTGCAGTTCCTGCTCGCCCCGCTCGCCGCCGCTTATTATCGCCAGCCGATGGTCGCCGATCTGCTGCGGGTTCAGGCGCTGCTCTATATAGCGACCCCGTTCATCGCCTTCCCTTATGCGCTGCTCGCGCGGGCGATGGATTTCCGCAAACAGGCTCAGGTCAATCTGGTCTCTGCGGTGGCGGGCGCAGTGGCCGCGGTCGCGGGCGCCTATGCGGGCCTGGGGGTGTGGACGCTCGTGCTCGCGCCGCTCGTGCTGTTCGGCATCCGCGCGATCGGCATGACCTGGGCGGCGGGATCGCTGATGTGGCCCAGCTTCGATTTTCGCGGCGCGGGAGACATGGCACGATTCGGCGGCCTGATCGCGACGGGGCAGATGTTCTGGTTCCTGCAAAGCCAGTCCGATGTGTTCATCGCCGGGCGCAGCTTCGATCCGCACTGGCTTGGCATCTATACGACCAGCCTGTTCCTCACCCAGATCCTCGTCTCGAAATTCATCCCCGCGCTCAACGAAGTCGCCTTTTCCGCCTATGCGCGGATGCAGGACGATGCGGCGGGGACCGCCATCGCCTTTGCGCGGTCGGTGCGGCTCATCATGGTCGTGGCGATGCCCTTCTATCTCGGACTTGCGGCGACGGCGGAGCCGCTCGTCCATGTCGCTCTGGGCGAAAAGTGGATCGCGGCGGGGCCGATCGTCCATATCCTCGCCCTCGCCATGCCGTTCATGACGCTGCAGGTGCTGTTCGCTCCGGCGACCGACGCGCGCGGGCGGCCGGGCCTCGGCGCACAGAACGCGGCGATCGGTGCGCTGCTGCTTCCCGCCGCATTTCTGATCGGTGTGCAATGGGGAGTAAACGGCCTCGCCTGGGCGTGGGTCGCGATCTGGCCGGTGTTCCTGCTGTTCACCGCGGCGCGCAGCCTTCCCGTGATCGGCCTGTCCTGGCGCGACTGGATCGGCGCGGTCATGCCGCCCGTGGTCGCCGCCATTGCGATGGCGCTCGTCGTCGCGCTGGTCGATCGCGCGCTACCGGCGCTCGCGCCCTTCCCGCATCTGCTGTCGCTCACCGCAGCGGGCGCCGCTGTCTATGGCGCATGGCTCTGGTTCTTCGCGCGCGCGACGGTTGAGGACGCGATCGCGATGATTCGGCGGTGA
- a CDS encoding CBS domain-containing protein — MTIAAILGGKGQDVISIAGDTTVRDAVRLLAEKRIGAVPVIEGGVVAGIFSERDVIHCLERDGPAALDTQVRMVMTAPAITVTRDEPVMAALSLMTQRRIRHLPVVENGAMLGFVSIGDLVKYRIERIEAEANQMRAYIQTA; from the coding sequence ATGACCATCGCGGCGATCCTGGGCGGGAAGGGGCAGGATGTCATCTCGATCGCAGGCGATACGACGGTGCGCGACGCCGTCCGCCTGCTTGCGGAAAAGCGCATCGGCGCGGTGCCGGTGATCGAGGGCGGGGTGGTTGCGGGCATCTTTTCCGAACGCGACGTGATCCATTGCCTGGAGCGTGACGGACCCGCGGCGCTCGATACCCAGGTGCGGATGGTGATGACCGCGCCCGCGATCACGGTGACACGCGACGAGCCGGTGATGGCGGCGCTGTCGCTGATGACCCAGCGGCGGATCCGCCACCTTCCGGTGGTGGAGAATGGCGCGATGCTCGGCTTTGTGTCGATCGGCGATCTCGTCAAATACCGGATCGAGCGGATCGAGGCGGAGGCGAACCAGATGCGCGCCTATATCCAGACGGCGTAG
- a CDS encoding DUF4139 domain-containing protein: MRLPVLALILAALAGAGGAHAQEVQTSAGPDAVAVTIYRAPGRGSDAKISLSYLGGYALITETRTVKIPQGRAVIRFEGVASGILPESAIVTGLPAGVREKNLDGDLLSAISLYNRGYARPVTLRRTRDGKTVEERAIIRSGPDGAAIVETERGIEVLNCGPTEDAISYDGVPPGLSARPTLSVETVSPQAGTATITLSYLAWGFDWQANYVATLRDNGRDGGGTAAGARTADLFAWVTLASTDMTSFVDAETMVVAGKVNRTTGRTRNPFETTDEFEFLCYLPEGGGLVPPPPPPPPPAPPPPPAAMAPPAADAIVVTGARVRMAEQEDLGDLKAYRIPDRTTVAAKSQKQVAMLAKDAVPVRIVYESQIGFYGAGAPQIVVRAVNKTSDGLGLPLPAGPVALFESQGARPLLIDESSTDDKAIGEDVEIKFDATANVTVEQNKTQHDETRHDFELTVRNANPFPVRFEGDFDIDPPLMGKASARLGKKDGRNLWAVTVPANGSQTLRYRVTLPAPIRGR; the protein is encoded by the coding sequence GTGCGGCTGCCCGTCCTTGCGCTGATCCTCGCCGCGCTTGCCGGGGCGGGCGGGGCGCACGCACAGGAGGTGCAGACTTCTGCCGGGCCCGACGCGGTGGCGGTCACCATCTATCGCGCGCCGGGGCGCGGCTCGGATGCCAAGATCAGCCTGTCCTATCTGGGCGGCTATGCGCTGATTACCGAAACGCGCACGGTGAAAATTCCACAGGGGAGGGCGGTAATCCGCTTCGAGGGGGTCGCGTCGGGGATATTGCCCGAGAGCGCGATCGTGACCGGCCTGCCAGCGGGGGTGCGCGAGAAGAATCTCGACGGCGACCTGCTGTCGGCGATCAGCCTGTACAATCGCGGCTATGCGCGCCCGGTCACGCTGCGGCGGACGCGCGACGGCAAGACGGTCGAGGAACGGGCGATCATCCGCTCCGGCCCGGACGGCGCCGCGATCGTCGAGACCGAGCGCGGGATCGAAGTCCTGAATTGCGGCCCGACCGAAGACGCGATCAGCTATGATGGCGTGCCGCCCGGCCTGTCGGCCCGGCCGACCCTGTCGGTCGAGACCGTATCGCCACAGGCGGGGACGGCGACGATCACGCTGTCCTATCTTGCCTGGGGGTTCGACTGGCAGGCCAACTATGTCGCGACGTTGCGGGATAATGGGCGCGATGGCGGCGGCACGGCGGCGGGCGCGCGCACCGCGGACCTGTTCGCCTGGGTCACGCTGGCCAGCACGGACATGACCAGCTTTGTCGATGCTGAGACGATGGTGGTGGCGGGCAAGGTCAACCGCACCACGGGCCGCACGCGCAATCCGTTCGAAACGACCGACGAATTCGAATTCCTGTGCTATCTGCCGGAAGGCGGTGGCCTTGTACCCCCGCCGCCGCCCCCGCCACCGCCGGCTCCCCCGCCGCCCCCCGCAGCGATGGCGCCGCCCGCGGCCGATGCGATCGTCGTCACCGGAGCGCGCGTGCGGATGGCGGAGCAGGAGGATCTCGGCGACCTCAAAGCCTATCGCATCCCCGACCGCACGACCGTGGCGGCCAAATCGCAGAAGCAGGTGGCGATGCTGGCCAAGGACGCGGTGCCGGTGCGCATCGTCTATGAGTCGCAGATCGGCTTTTATGGTGCGGGCGCGCCGCAGATCGTCGTCCGCGCGGTGAACAAGACCAGCGACGGGCTGGGGCTGCCGCTTCCTGCCGGGCCCGTGGCGCTGTTCGAGAGCCAGGGTGCGCGACCGCTGCTGATCGACGAATCCTCGACCGACGACAAGGCGATCGGCGAGGATGTCGAGATCAAGTTCGATGCGACGGCCAATGTGACGGTCGAGCAGAACAAGACCCAGCATGACGAGACCCGCCACGATTTCGAACTGACCGTCCGCAATGCCAACCCCTTTCCGGTGCGGTTCGAGGGCGATTTCGACATCGACCCGCCGCTGATGGGCAAGGCGAGCGCCAGGCTGGGCAAGAAGGACGGGCGTAATCTGTGGGCAGTGACGGTCCCGGCGAACGGATCGCAGACGCTACGCTACCGAGTGACGCTGCCCGCTCCGATCCGGGGGCGCTAA